The following proteins are co-located in the Silene latifolia isolate original U9 population chromosome 1, ASM4854445v1, whole genome shotgun sequence genome:
- the LOC141643982 gene encoding uncharacterized protein LOC141643982 gives MECKNLVLKQGFSMFNNKPLVVKPWTENASLAKEKFKNVPIWIRLCGLGLKFRGEKCLAKFGGLFGKFMRIDGPTKDKTRLGYARLMVEVQVGQDLPDKIFFKNEKGTEISVLVEYEWRLDICDLCKGIGHTKNMCKKPTPAPVTPVVRKTTQVWRPIIRDPPFGIKL, from the coding sequence ATGGAGTGTAAGAATCTTGTGCTGAAACAAGGTTTCTCCATGTTTAACAACAAACCGTTGGTAGTAAAGCCGTGGACTGAAAATGCTTCCTTGGCCaaagaaaaatttaaaaatgttcCTATCTGGATACGCCTATGTGGTCTGGGGTTGAAATTCAGGGGTGAAAAGTGTCTGGCTAAGTTTGGGGGTTTATTTGGGAAATTTATGCGTATTGATGGCCCTACCAAGGATAAAACTCGTCTGGGTTATGCTCGCCTTATGGTGGAAGTTCAGGTGGGTCAGGATCTACCAGACAAAATCTTTTTTAAGAATGAAAAAGGGACTGAAATCAGTGTGTTGGTGGAGTATGAATGGAGACTAGATATCTGTGACCTTTGTAAAGGTATTGGTCATACCAAAAATATGTGTAAGAAACCAACACCTGCACCAGTTACCCCTGTTGTGAGGAAAACCACTCAAGTGTGGAGGCCTATTATCAGAGACCCACCTTTCGGGATAAAGTTATAG
- the LOC141643988 gene encoding uncharacterized protein LOC141643988, producing the protein MDNIGCWSVRGINKPNKQADVKWFLHQNKVGLFVLVETKIKTQDFTSVLNNLGSSWSGMNNNLHHPKERVLIIWDPQVFNISFLVSSAQQITVKVTENSTDSYSYFMNEDLFDHSSMICYRRKAPQLRKTSFRYFNMWGKDSNFQNIIRSVWDKGVAGIPMFQNKYSDIEKSTEVARQQLDHIQTLMHNHAEDLSLLQPEKEAAKFYSELHTARFSFLQEKAKTDWLREGDANTAFYHRNIKARITQNKVLQIKDMNGITHFDPSSIEKAFLDYYISLLGTNKPVQKVHYPTVRTDSWDIIGVDVSTAVCNFFQNGKLLKQLNAINITLIPKTSNPTYVMEFRPIACCNTIYKCITKILYARLGDVLPDLICPNQRGFIKGRNIIENVLICQDLDMWLLRAFATFSKASGLTLNNDKSDIYFSGVPHNFIDEILLVSRFKRGPLPFKYLGIPISSKKMTKNDGMKLIDKITSKIRAWGARHLSYSGRLTLLVLEENCPYYEIFAPGDMAGKWLGDDKGYKVKDGYSWLRPSLATVPWRYVCWNDLNIPKTSFIYWATMHKRLLTKDRLIRMGIQVDPTCFLCGMVVESHDHLFFDCCYSKKCVLSLQQSLKISFPISDLAGWFKRGNGRSKLQRKITCALSVGLVYAIWNARNKARVDLFVLYPGVFVK; encoded by the exons ATGGATAATATTGGTTGCTGGAGTGTACGAGGTATTAATAAACCTAATAAACAAGCTGATGTGAAATGGTTTTTGCATCAGAATAAAGTAGGtctttttgttttagtggaaactAAGATTAAGACTCAAGATTTTACTAGTGTCCTTAATAATTTGGGTTCTTCTTGGTCTGGTATGAATAATAATCTGCATCATCCTAAAGAAAGAGTTTTGATCATCTGGGATCCTCAGGTTTtcaacatttctttcttagtttCTTCAGCTCAACAAATTACTGTGAAAGTTACAGAAAATTCTACTG ATAGCTACTCTTATTTTATGAATGAGGATCTATTTGATCACTCTTCCATGATCTGTTATAGAAGGAAGGCCCCTCAACTCAGGAAAACATCTTTCAgatacttcaatatgtggggaaAGGATTCTAATTTTCAGAATATTATTAGATCAGTTTGGGATAAAGGTGTTGCTGGTATCCCTATGTTTCAG AACAAGTACTCTGATATTGAGAAATCTACTGAGGTGGCTAGACAACAACTTGATCACATTCAGACTCTTATGCACAATCATGCAGAAGACTTGTCCCTTCTTCAACCAGAAAAGGAGGCTGCTAAGTTTTATTCTGAACTTCATACTGCTAGGTTTAGCTTCCTCCAAGAAAAAGCAAAGACTGACTGGCTTAGAGAAGGGGATGCAAACACTGCCTTCTATCATAGGAATATTAAAGCTAGGATTACTCAGAATAAGGTTCTGCAGATTAAGGATATGAATGGTATTACTCATTTTGATCCTTCTTCCATTGAGAAAGCTTTCCTTGATTATTATATCTCGTTATTGGGGACTAACAAACCTGTTCAGAAGGTCCATTATCCTACTGTGAGGACAG ACTCATGGGATATCATTGGGGTGGATGTTAGCACTGCTGTTTGTAATTTCTTTCAAAATGGTAAGCTTCTCAAACAGCTTAATGCCATAAATATAACCCTCATACCAAAAACTTCTAACCCTACTTATGTCATGGAGTTTAGACCTATTGCCTGCTGTAACACTATTTACAAGTGTATAACTAAAATCCTTTATGCTAGACTTGGGGATGTCCTTCCTGATTTAATCTGCCCTAATCAAAGGGGGTTCATTAAAGGAAGGAATATTATTGAAAACGTGCTTATTTGTCAAGATCTT GATATGTGGCTGTTGAGGGCTTTTGCCACATTTTCTAAGGCTTCTGGGTTGACTCTTAATAATGATAAGTCTGATATTTATTTTAGTGGAGTGCCTCACAATTTTATTGATGAGATTCTTCTAGTCTCTAGATTTAAGAGGGGTCCTCTTCCTTTCAAGTATCTGGGTATTCCTATTTCTTCTAAAAAAATGACAAAGAATGATGGTATGAAGCTGATTGACAAAATTACTTCAAAGATTAGAGCTTGGGGGGCAAGACATTTATCTTACTCTGGTAGGCTGACTTTG CTGGTCCTGGAAGAAAATTGCCCATACTATGAAATTTTTGCTCCTGGAGATATGGCTGGTAAATGGCTAGGTGATGATAAAGGTTACAAAGTGAAAGATGGCTATTCCTGGCTCAGACCTTCTTTGGCTACTGTCCCCTGGAGATATGTTTGCTGGAATGACCTCAACATTCCTAAAACTTCTTTCATCTATTGGGCTACTATGCACAAACGGCTCTTGACCAAGGATAGACTGATTAGGATGGGTATACAGGTTGACCCTACTTGTTTTCTTTGTGGAATGGTAGTTGAATCTCATGATCACCTTTTCTTTGACTGTTGCTATAGCAAGAAGTGTGTTCTCAGTCTTCAGCAATCCCTGAAAATATCTTTTCCTATCTCTGATTTGGCTGGTTGGTTTAAGCGTGGAAATGGTAGGAGTAAGTTGCAAAGGAAAATCACATGTGCTCTGTCTGTTGGATTAGTTTATGCTATCTGGAATGCAAGGAACAAAGCTCGAGTTGATCTGTTTGTTCTGTACCCTGGAGTGTTTGTCAAGTGA